A genomic region of Sander lucioperca isolate FBNREF2018 chromosome 6, SLUC_FBN_1.2, whole genome shotgun sequence contains the following coding sequences:
- the LOC116067405 gene encoding dnaJ homolog subfamily C member 16-like encodes MTLRRTSRHPPPRTCPALLAIFLLILSVQLVRAASEYDPYKVLGVSRSASQAEIKRAYKNLAKEWHPDKNKDPKAEDMFIKVSKSYEILSNEERRSNFDNYGQMDENQPFGQSQHHGFRGFQNSFYFDESFFQFPRSRDFADSKYLLHHAQFNSDVLPDSHKRPYLIKVTSEWCFACIHIEPVWKETVQELEPLGVGIGIVDLGYERRLANQLGAHRAPSIIGLVNGRVTFFHQAVVREHLRQFIEDLLPQKLVEKITDNNYLAFLDSWHVENKPSVLLFDQVPIVPLLFKLTAFAFRDYVRFGYVDQGDTHNTRLLRQFNINTYAPTMLLFKEDTEKPVDIIQARGMKRQIMDEFVSNNKFLQVPRLVNQQLFDELCPVKQFHRRRKYCVLLITGEDQAFLPGSKAFLDFASVNRKDVLRFAYVYQRQQQPLCQALLHNQAALSPQVVILERRSHGGKVMYRSVSGGWNGSEEDKYRLHEQLELLQKDPTYLSSDATLPELNNEMAPIFIIQWMNAAYDYILQIYDDLLYSNWREMMPILSLIFSALFILFGTVIIQAFSEPGESKPRKPKPKEQQQTEEDASSRASTSSRPPKKDFVEVTELTDITYISNLVKLRPGHINVVLVLTNTSKNALLRKFAKEVFSFSGTQTLHFSFLNADKHRHWMPSLLRSTSDSMQSEGHSDVDEESPDYTGHVLALNGHKKYFCLFRPVFTGDDPNDSSSETSFSSDSRRKSRSRSRSSSHSRSRSHSREDGVGPKRGSSRATSIEVHHKLDRLGLWMERLMEGTLPRLQVPAWPSLGETTSSSTET; translated from the exons ATGACGCTTAGGAGAACCAGCCGACATCCTCCTCCTCGGACATGTCCAGCATTGCTCGCCATCTTTCTGCTAATTTTGAGTGTGCAGTTGGTGAGAGCAGCTTCTGAATATGACCCCTACAAAGTCCTTGGTGTCAGTAGGAGTGCGAGTCAAGCAGAAATCAAAAGGGCATACAAGAACCTCGCCAAAGAATG GCATCCAGACAAGAACAAGGACCCTAAAGCAGAGGACATGTTCATCAAGGTTTCTAAGTCATACGAG ATTCTGTCTAATGAGGAGCGAAGGTCCAACTTTGACAACTATGGCCAGATGGATGAAAACCAGCCCTTCGGCCAGTCACAGCATCACGGTTTCCGCGGCTTCCAAAACAGCTTTTACTTTGATGAGTCTTTTTTCCAGTTCCCCAG GTCCAGGGACTTTGCAGACAGCAAGTACCTGCTTCACCATGCACAGTTTAACAGCGACGTCCTTCCAGACAGCCATAAGAGGCCGTACCTAATTAAAGTGACCTCTGAGTGGTGCTTTGCATGCATCCACATTGAGCCTGTGTGGAAGGAGACGGTGCAGGAGCTGGAGCCACTGG GTGTTGGCATTGGCATTGTGGACCTGGGTTATGAGCGTCGCCTGGCCAACCAGCTGGGAGCTCACCGCGCTCCCTCCATCATCGGGCTGGTGAATGGCAGGGTGACCTTCTTCCATCAGGCTGTGGTACGGGAGCACCTGCGACAGTTTATTGAAGACCTGCTGCCCCAGAAACTGGTGGAAAAG ATCACAGATAACAACTACCTGGCTTTTCTGGATAGCTGGCATGTGGAAAATAAGCCCAGCGTTCTCTTGTTTGACCAAGTCCCGATTGTTCCCCTACTCTTTAAA TTAACAGCTTTTGCCTTCAGAGACTATGTGCGTTTCGGCTACGTGGACCAGGgtgacacacacaacactcgGCTACTGCGGCAGTTCAACATAAACACATACGCCCCCACCATGCTGCTGTTTAAGGAGGATACGGAAAAGCCCGTTGACATCATCCAG GCCAGAGGGATGAAGCGACAGATAATGGATGAGTTTGTCTCCAACAACAAGTTCCTGCAGGTGCCACGGCTGGTCAACCAGCAGCTTTTTGATGAGCTGTGCCCTGTCAAGCAGTTCCACCGACGGAGGAA GTACTGTGTGCTGCTGATCACAGGGGAGGACCAAGCCTTTCTTCCAGGGAGTAAGGCCTTCCTGGACTTCGCATCAGTTAACAGAAAAGACGTTCTGCGGTTTGCGTACGTCTACCAGCGCCAGCAGCAGCCTCTCTGTCAGGCACTGCTCCATAACCAGGCTGCACTCTCCCCTCAG GTGGTGATTCTTGAGAGGCGGAGCCACGGCGGTAAGGTCATGTACCGCTCTGTGAGTGGTGGCTGGAACGGCAGTGAAGAAGATAAGTACCGCCTCCACGAACAGCTGGAGCTCCTTCAGAAAGACCCCACCTATCTGAGCTCAGACGCCACCCTGCCAGAACTCAACAACGAGATGGCTCCC ATTTTCATTATCCAGTGGATGAATGCTGCCTATGACTACATCCTTCAAATATATGATGACCTTCTCTACTCAAACTG GCGAGAGATGATGCCCATCCTGTCGTTGATCTTCTCAGCTCTCTTCATTCTTTTTGGCACCGTCATCATTCAGGCCTTCAG TGAGCCAGGTGAGAGCAAACCCCGGAAACCAAAGCCAAAGGAGCAACAGCAAACTGAGGAAGACGCATCAAGTAGAGCCAGTACTTCAAG CCGTCCTCCTAAGAAGGACTTTGTGGAAGTGACGGAGCTGACAGACATCACGTACATCAGCAACCTGGTCAAGCTGAGGCCTGGCCACATCAACGTGGTGCTGGTGCTCACCAACACCTCCAAGAATGCCCTGCTCAGGAAATTTGCCAAGGAGGTATTTTCTTTCTCTGG GACTCAGACCCTCCACTTCTCTTTCCTCAACGCTGACAAGCACCGCCACTGGATGCCATCACTCCTTCGCTCAACCTCTGACTCTATGCAGAGCGAAGGCCATTCGGACGTGGATGAGGAGTCACCGGACTACACTGGCCACGTCCTGGCCCTCAACGGCCACAAGAAATACTTTTGCCTCTTTAGACCCGTCTTCACAGGGGACGATCCCAATGACTCCTCGTCTGAGACCTCATTCTCCtctgacagcaggagaaagTCCCgctccaggtccaggtccagctCCCACTCTCGATCCAGGTCCCATTCCAGGGAGGATGGGGTCGGACCCAAGAGGGGCTCCAGTAGGGCCACAAGCATAGAAGTCCACCACAAGCTTGACAGGCTGGGACTGTGGATGGAGAGGCTAATGGAGGGCACCCTACCCAGATTACAGGTGCCTGCATGGCCCTCTCTGGGTGAAACCACTAGCTCCTCCACAGAGACCTGA
- the b3galt6 gene encoding beta-1,3-galactosyltransferase 6 isoform X1: MGVQQRLGTMNLLRLVCRHKTALVIGTVCSFAVVLVFLAKCTSETLKQGHQDPPGLAPRANALQSRPEQHNPPSTSKELSAFLVVLITTGPKYTERRSIIRSTWLAKRDSDVLAMFVVGTQGLSNEDHQNLNTEQGRHKDLLLLPELRDSYENLTLKLLHMYTWLDQNVEFKFVLKADDDTFARLNLLKEELKGKEPNRFYWGFFSGRGRVKTAGKWRESSWELCDYYLPYALGGGYILSADLVRYVHLNAGYLKTWQSEDVSLGAWLAPVDVRRTHDPRFDTEYKSRGCNNKYLVTHKQSLEDMLEKHQTLQRDGRLCKEEVKLRLSYVYDWSVPPSQCCQRKDGIP; encoded by the exons ATGGGTGTGCAGCAGAG ACTCGGCACCATGAATCTGTTACGTCTAGTGTGCCGCCACAAGACAGCCCTGGTCATTGGCACTGTGTGCAGCTTTGCTGTCGTTCTGGTCTTCTTGGCCAAATGTACCTCAGAAACCCTGAAACAGGGCCACCAGGATCCTCCAGGCTTAGCTCCTCGTGCCAATGCTTTGCAATCCCGTCCAGAGCAGCATAATCCCCCTTCCACATCCAAAGAATTGTCAGCATTCCTCGTGGTCCTCATCACAACCGGACCTAAGTACACAGAGCGGAGGAGTATCATCCGCAGCACCTGGCTGGCCAAGCGGGACTCTGATGTTCTGGCTATGTTTGTGGTGGGAACTCAGGGACTTTCCAACGAGGATCATCAGAACCTTAACACAGAGCAAGGGAGGCACAAGGACTTGCTTTTACTGCCTGAATTGCGAGATTCTTACGAGAACTTAACACTCAAGCTGCTGCACATGTACACCTGGCTGGACCAGAATGTAGAGTTCAAGTTTGTCCTTAAAGCAGATGATGACACATTTGCTCGCTTGAACCTCCTTAAGGAGGAGCTAAAGGGGAAAGAGCCCAACCGGTTCTATTGGGGCTTCTTCTcagggagagggagagtgaaAACAGCTGGGAAGTGGCGGGAAAGCTCTTGGGAGCTTTGTGACTACTACCTGCCCTACGCACTGGGTGGGGGCTACATCCTCTCGGCTGACTTAGTACGTTATGTGCATCTTAACGCAGGCTACTTAAAGACATGGCAGAGTGAGGATGTGTCACTGGGCGCCTGGCTGGCGCCAGTGGACGTTCGTCGGACGCATGACCCACGCTTTGACACAGAGTATAAATCGCGTGGTTGCAACAACAAATACTTGGTGACACATAAGCAGAGCTTGGAGGACATGTTGGAAAAACACCAGACTCTGCAGCGCGATGGCAGGCTTTGCAAGGAGGAAGTCAAGCTGCGGCTGTCCTATGTGTATGACTGGAGTGTGCCACCCTCACAGTGCTGCCAAAGGAAGGATGGCATTCCTTAA
- the b3galt6 gene encoding beta-1,3-galactosyltransferase 6 isoform X2 has translation MNLLRLVCRHKTALVIGTVCSFAVVLVFLAKCTSETLKQGHQDPPGLAPRANALQSRPEQHNPPSTSKELSAFLVVLITTGPKYTERRSIIRSTWLAKRDSDVLAMFVVGTQGLSNEDHQNLNTEQGRHKDLLLLPELRDSYENLTLKLLHMYTWLDQNVEFKFVLKADDDTFARLNLLKEELKGKEPNRFYWGFFSGRGRVKTAGKWRESSWELCDYYLPYALGGGYILSADLVRYVHLNAGYLKTWQSEDVSLGAWLAPVDVRRTHDPRFDTEYKSRGCNNKYLVTHKQSLEDMLEKHQTLQRDGRLCKEEVKLRLSYVYDWSVPPSQCCQRKDGIP, from the coding sequence ATGAATCTGTTACGTCTAGTGTGCCGCCACAAGACAGCCCTGGTCATTGGCACTGTGTGCAGCTTTGCTGTCGTTCTGGTCTTCTTGGCCAAATGTACCTCAGAAACCCTGAAACAGGGCCACCAGGATCCTCCAGGCTTAGCTCCTCGTGCCAATGCTTTGCAATCCCGTCCAGAGCAGCATAATCCCCCTTCCACATCCAAAGAATTGTCAGCATTCCTCGTGGTCCTCATCACAACCGGACCTAAGTACACAGAGCGGAGGAGTATCATCCGCAGCACCTGGCTGGCCAAGCGGGACTCTGATGTTCTGGCTATGTTTGTGGTGGGAACTCAGGGACTTTCCAACGAGGATCATCAGAACCTTAACACAGAGCAAGGGAGGCACAAGGACTTGCTTTTACTGCCTGAATTGCGAGATTCTTACGAGAACTTAACACTCAAGCTGCTGCACATGTACACCTGGCTGGACCAGAATGTAGAGTTCAAGTTTGTCCTTAAAGCAGATGATGACACATTTGCTCGCTTGAACCTCCTTAAGGAGGAGCTAAAGGGGAAAGAGCCCAACCGGTTCTATTGGGGCTTCTTCTcagggagagggagagtgaaAACAGCTGGGAAGTGGCGGGAAAGCTCTTGGGAGCTTTGTGACTACTACCTGCCCTACGCACTGGGTGGGGGCTACATCCTCTCGGCTGACTTAGTACGTTATGTGCATCTTAACGCAGGCTACTTAAAGACATGGCAGAGTGAGGATGTGTCACTGGGCGCCTGGCTGGCGCCAGTGGACGTTCGTCGGACGCATGACCCACGCTTTGACACAGAGTATAAATCGCGTGGTTGCAACAACAAATACTTGGTGACACATAAGCAGAGCTTGGAGGACATGTTGGAAAAACACCAGACTCTGCAGCGCGATGGCAGGCTTTGCAAGGAGGAAGTCAAGCTGCGGCTGTCCTATGTGTATGACTGGAGTGTGCCACCCTCACAGTGCTGCCAAAGGAAGGATGGCATTCCTTAA